The DNA window ATTGCATTCAAACGAGTCAAAGATACCAATTGAGTATATTTTCGCACTTGGTGTGGCCATTGTCCCGATAGCAGGGCCAACGACAAACACACTTGCCTTGAGTACGGCTATCCCGGCTATCGTAATGGTTGGATTTTATGAAATGGAAAACGATGGGGATTTTCCAAAACTGCTAATCGTTAGTGCCCTTCTCATACATATCCATCCCTACACAATTGAATTCGTTAGTAAGTTTGGCCCCCGAATTTATCCAGAAATCGAACGGATAACTCCGATTATCCCACTTCTTCAACCTGCACTCTATGGGATGGCACTATTGATAGGATACATAATATCCCAGTCGTGGGAAAATGCTTCAGGCGTGTCTTTAGTTGGTTGGATTCGGAGAGGCTTCTGACCCCTCCGTCTGGTCCCCCGTGCGCCCCCCATGCCTCACTTACTTGAGCGGACATCTAATCCATCTGAATAGTAAGCAGGCCAGAAGATAGATGCAGACAGAACGAGATAGCACACATTATGTTAGAACTTTACTCTCGGGCCCTCACACGGCTTCAAAACGGTGGGATTCGAGGCCTTGCCGTTGGCACACGTCAGTTTCTTAATTACAAGTTACGGCCCTATTACTGGCAAATTCGCCACCTATCCAGTAACGAGACAATAACTATTTCAACAAATGACATTGAGGTAGAATTTGTTACAAAAAATTGGCGTGAAACAAAGCGTTGGGAGACCCTTATGGGAGAGAGAGAGGTATTGGAAACACTCGTATCCGAGGTTAGGTCAGATGACACTGTGTGGGATATTGGAGGCAGCTGGGGGATGTTTACGACGCCGCTGGCCGCAACTGGTGCAGATGTCTCCGTGTTTGAACCAGTCCCCGACCGAGCGAATAAAATCAAGCGGAATCTCTCTCAAAATGATCTATCGGCAACCATTAACCAATTCGCACTTGGAGCAGAACGTAAGGAACTAACAGTAGCAATTGAAGGGAAGAACCCGGGAGGCTTGACCGAGAGCGATGGTGCAATTCAAACGGCTGTTCGACCGGGCGATTCCGTTGTTAATGAATCGCGTATAGAGGTGCCAACAGTACTAAAAATCGATGTTGAAGGTGCAGAGGTTGATGTACTTAAGGGACTTTCCCAAATATTGGCCCGTCCGGAATGTAGACTGCTTGTTATTGAGGTGCATAGAGACCTATTAGGTCAATTTAGAGCCACAGAGTCCGAATTATACGAGCTTTTGGACGGTTTCAACGTAGAGACATTGTCGCAGAGAAACGATGAAAATTAC is part of the Haloarcula salinisoli genome and encodes:
- a CDS encoding FkbM family methyltransferase, whose product is MGEREVLETLVSEVRSDDTVWDIGGSWGMFTTPLAATGADVSVFEPVPDRANKIKRNLSQNDLSATINQFALGAERKELTVAIEGKNPGGLTESDGAIQTAVRPGDSVVNESRIEVPTVLKIDVEGAEVDVLKGLSQILARPECRLLVIEVHRDLLGQFRATESELYELLDGFNVETLSQRNDENYHLIAKRET